A single window of Uloborus diversus isolate 005 chromosome 5, Udiv.v.3.1, whole genome shotgun sequence DNA harbors:
- the LOC129222778 gene encoding intraflagellar transport protein 74 homolog, with protein MDGRPPTSAGNRPGSGLRPMSSIRNPNSLALPSRSGIPGTASRLITASNNRPGTRSGLPQGVSVLSHINVVDRPMSQQGLVTPRTGIRAPHRQVQDKTYFLGLLRTKANELTAEIARITKEADLLTKEQSTYLTYEKQAEAQALELKGLQGQLADYNLLVDKINTDTEMSDVQQEYRDLKLQNEAEAESIDGLFEQRQEREAQLAQIEGEITQERYVAENLTSTMSPELRVKYTELKKTDNELQRALEKLQHDLDLLTTQKMSLEEELSMSQIKQEASNLYNKLREVKEKRDALLLEEKNKSTPAQEKESLVQQVKEHNTEITSIERQVSEVKEQIVRITNELEQLDQELEENQGEKVNKYRELKKREETMDIFLSSFDDTHSDAQEKKNQLESTTVSLLEKLSRNLSHFHHIPTPQELALLKDDLQFKEGEMEKSRMTVMTLSNEQKKLAMDLTKIEQLEAKIQQELETLQQKITTMEKEMTIYSDLDTLRTAAEEKKNKLIEEEKILRKQRDATKQVIGELSTHFETQKNKLNDNETYTQLCNLERRWQHLEQNNFAMQEFIASKKAQTDYSKSKQCVKETLAILNEMLQEPLLQR; from the exons ATGGATGGAAGGCCGCCCACTTCTGCTGGCAATCGTCCAGGTTCAGGGTTAAGGCCTATGTCATCAATTCGAAACCCAAACAGCCTGGCCCTACCGAGCCGATCCGGTATACCAGGAACAGCAAGCAGATTAATTACAGCATCTAACAACAGACCTGGAACTCGAAGTGGATTACCTCAAGGTGTTAGTGTTTTGTCTCACATAAATGTTGTTGATCGTCCTATGTCACAGCAAGGACTCGTTACACCTCGAACAGGGATACGTGCTCCTCACCGACAAGTGCAAGATAAAACATATTTCTTAGGCCTGCTTCGTACCAAAGCAAATGAATTGACTGCTGAAATTGCAAGGATCACCAAAGAAGCAGATTTGCTGACTAAAGAACAGTCAACTTATCTCACCTATGAAAAGCAAGCTGAAGCCCAAGCATTAGAATTAAAGGGTTTGCAAGGACAGTTGGCAGATTACAATTTGCTTGTTGATAAAATTAATACTGATACAGAGATGTCTGATGTGCAACAAGAATATCGAGATTTAAAG CTCCAGAATGAAGCTGAAGCTGAATCCATTGACGGCCTGTTTGAACAACGACAAGAAAGAGAAGCCCAGCTGGCTCAAATAGAGGGTGAAATCACTCAAGAGAGATATGTGGCTGAGAACCTAACTTCTACCATGTCTCCAGAACTGAGAGTGAA GTACACAGAGTTGAAGAAGACTGACAATGAGCTCCAGAGAGCTTTGGAAAAACTTCAGCATGATTTGGATTTATTGACAACTCAAAAAATGTCTCTTGAAGAGGAGCTGTCTATGTCACAG ATAAAACAAGAAGCATCCAACTTGTATAACAAATTGAGAGAAGTCAAAGAAAAGCGAGACGCCCTGCtgttagaagaaaaaaacaaatccaCTCCGGCACAGGAGAAAGAAAGTCTTGTTCAACAA GTTAAAGAGCATAATACTGAAATCACGAGCATTGAACGGCAAGTTTCTGAAGTTAAAGAACAGATTGTTCGAATCACCAATGAATTGGAACAGCTTGATCAAGAGTTGGAAGAAAATCAAggagaaaaagttaataaatatcGGGAACTAAAGAAACGAGAGGAAACGATGGACATTTTCTTATCTAGTTTTGATGACACTCATAGTGATGCACAAGAGAAGAAAAATCAACTTGAAAGCACTACAGTATCCCTTCTGGAAAAGCTCAGTAGAAATCTAAGCCATTTTCATCATATACCCACACCTCAAGAGTTGGCTCTTCTAAAAGATGATTTGCA ATTTAAAGaaggtgaaatggaaaaatctaGGATGACTGTAATGACACTCAGTAATGAGCAAAAAAAACTTGCTATGGATTTAACTAAG ATAGAGCAACTTGAAGCAAAAATACAACAAGAATTGGAAactcttcaacaaaaaataacaaCTATGGAAAAAGAGATGACGATATATTCTGATCTGGATACTTTAAGAACTGctgcagaagaaaagaaaaataaacttattgAAGAAGAGAAGATTTTGAGAAAGCAAAGAGATGCAACTAAACAG GTTATTGGGGAGCTGTCCACACACTTTGAAACCCAAAAGAATAAATTGAACGATAATGAAACCTACACTCAATTGTGCAATTTGGAAAGACGATGGCAACATTTGGAGCAGAACAATTTTGCAATGCAAGAATTCATTGCTTCAAAGAAAGCTCAGACAGATTACTCAAAAAGTAAGCAATGTGTGAAGGAAACTTTGGCCATTTTGAATGAAATGCTTCAGGAACCTCTTTTGCAAAGATAG